The following is a genomic window from Pseudothermotoga thermarum DSM 5069.
TGTTCCACCTGAAAAACCTTCTTGCAACCCAGAAAAACGTCAAAGGATTGTTCAGGCATCCAACTGGTATAACGGTTTACACGTACGCTTGGAAAGAATGAAAACTTTTCTGTGAATTAAAGGGGGAGGTCATCTCCCCCTTTATTAAAAGGGGTGGAAAACCTGTGTTGTCTTACATCGTGCGAAGACTTATTCTCGCGATTCCAGTCTTGCTTGGAGTCTCTTTGATCACTTTCATATTGCTGAACGTTGTACCAGGAGATCCTGTGCTGGAAATGGTTGGTAAGCACGCTGATCCTGCCACCATAGAGAGAATTAGAAAACAACTTGGCTTGGATGATCCAATAATCGTTCAATTTGGAAGATTTATCTTCAACGCCATGCGTGGTGACCTTGGACGCTCATTCAAAACCAACCAACCTGTTATGAAAATGATAATGGATACTTTCCCCACTACGGTGAAACTCGCGCTGACTTCAGCAAGTGTGGCAATCGTGATTGGAATAATCGTGGGAATAATATCAGCGGTTAAACAAGATACAATTTTTGACCATACAGCAAGAATAATAGCTTTAGCCGGCATTAGTGCGCCTGTTTTCTGGGTTGCGGTGGTTTTTCAACTGATCTTCGGCCTTAAACTAAAATGGTTTCCAATATCTGGTTACGGCACGTGGAAACACATGATATTACCAGCTTTTGTCTTGGGAATAAGATTTGCTGCATCGATTGCTAGATACACCAGAAGCACTCTTCTTGACGTCATAAGACAAGATTACATTCGAACCGCAAGGGCTAAAGGTCTTTCAGAAAGAGCTGTGATTTTTGGGCATGCACTTAAAAATGCATTGATACCTGTGGTAACCATTATTGGAATGCAAATAGGGGGATTGCTAACTGGATCTTTTCTGGTGGAAACGATCTTCGCCATACCTGGCTTAGGAAGGTTGTCCATACTGGCACTCTCGAACCGTGATTATCCACTCGTTCAGGGTACAGTTCTATTCACGGCAGTTGTTTACACGTTGGCCAACTTAATCGTTGACATATCGTACGCCTTCCTCGACCCAAGAGTTAGGCTTCAATAAAGGGGGACAAAAGCTATGGAAAAAAACGTAAAAACTGTTCAAATTTCTTACTGGAAGGATGTTTGGAGAAGACTTAAAAAGAAAAAGCCGGCTATGTTTGGACTCGTGGTGATAATCATTTTCACGCTGATGGCAATTTTTGCCCCCCTAATAGCTCCAGCAGACCCAAACAAAATAGATCTTGACAATCGTCTAAAGCCTCCTGGATCACCTTCGAGAATTTGCAAAAATGGAATTTACATACTTGGTTCTGATGAGTTTGGAAGAGATATATTTTCCAGGATAATTTACGGTTCAAGGATTTCGTTGAGCATAGGAATTTTGACACAGGCAATAGTTACAGTAATAGGAATTGCGATGGGAGCTATAGCAGGTTATTACGGAGGCAAAATCGATATGATAATAATGCGAGTTGTTGATATACTCTTTGCCTTTCCGGATCTTTTGTTTTACATTGGAATAATGTTTGCCCTTGGTCCTGGTATTTACAACCTATTCATCGCTATTTCAGTACTTGGATGGGCTAGCAGAGCAAGGTTGATAAGAAGCCAAGTATTAGCGATAAAGGAAACCGAATACATCGAAGCAGCAAAAGCCCAGGGGTTGTCTGATTTCAGGATAATCGTAAAGCATATTCTTCCAAACTGTATAGGTGTAATAATAGTTTCCGTGACACTTGGTATCCCATCCGCGATTTTAACCGAAGCTTCTCTTTCATTCCTTGGCTTGGGCATCCTGCCACCAACGCCAAGTTGGGGAAACATGATATATGCAGCAAGGCCTTATCTTCGAGTTAATCCACTCTACTCGGTCTGGCCAGGTATTGCCATCATGCTCAGCGTTTTTGCGTTCAATTTGCTTGGCGATGGGTTAAGAGATGTCCTTGACCCAAGGATGAGGCAATGATAGGAGGTCGAAAGATGAAGTACAAAATGTTGGTGATAATTTCTCTGATGATCCTTTCAACACTTTATTTTGGGAGTGATCAAAAAATGGAAAGTACAAAAATTGGGGAAGTCGTAGAAAACGTTAAAAAAACGGTTGAACTGCTGAGAAAGGAAATGAAAATCGATCCAAGGGAAACCGTGTTTGTATTAAACGTGAAGGAAGAAAGTGGAAAAGTTGTTTTGGAAGGAAAAATAAGTGATATCAATGTCAAAGAAAAGATTCTAAACGAGATTCAAACAAGGTTCTTAAACGTTGAAATCAAGGTAGAACAGCTTCCATCAAAAAAACTTGGCGAGAAGATTTGCGCTGTGGTGGCTGTTCCTGTTTTGAACCTTGGAGAAGCTCCGTGGAAAGATCAGGGCAAACATGTTGTTACACAAGCGCGAATGGGTGAGCTTTTGAAACTTTTTGACGAGAAAGAAGGATGGTACCTTGTTCAAATGGAAGACAACTACCTTGGATGGGTTTACGGCGAGAGAATATGGATTTGCGACGAAAAAGAGTTAAACAAATTTCTTTCCAACAAATTTGCCTTGATAACAGCCAAGATGACGCCAGCATTCGCCAGTTTAGACGGTGTTGTGGCCTTCGATAAGCAATTAGTCCAAGGTACTTTGCTACCAATCCTTGAACATGATGAAAGATGGTCAAAACTTTTAGTTCCAGGTGGCAGAGAAATTTACGTGAAAAGTCAAGACATAAAAGTCTTCCCCACGCGCGATGCTGCTTTCAGCGAGAAAAGAGATGCTCAATACATAATCGAGATAGCCAAGCAATACCTGGGCTTACCTTACCTTTGGGGTGGAACAACTGCCTATGGTTTTGATTGTTCTGGTTTTACGCAGTTTTGCTTCAAGATGGCAGGTTATTTCCTAAGAAGGGACGCCGACATGCAATTCGAACAAGGCATACCGATCATGGATAGAAAGGAACTAAAACCGGGAGATTTGGTCTTTTTCCAAACCTACAAACCTGGTCCCTCACACGTTGGAATTTACATTGGCGATATGAAGTACATCCACTCCGGAAGTAACGGTGTTGCTATAAACAGTTTTGATCCTTCTGCTCCCGATTATTCCCAAAGCTTGGATCTTAGATACATTGGAGCTAGAAGGATCCTTCCATAAATGGAGGGAACATCGTGGGAGAGAATAAACTGCTTGAAATTAGAAATTTAAGTGTTGAGTTCGCAACTTTTGCAGGAACAGTTCACGCCGTTGACAGAGTAACTTTACACATAAACGAAGGGGAAACTGTCGGAATGGTTGGAGAATCTGGTTGCGGTAAATCCACCGTAGCACTTGCCATAATGAGACTTCTGCCAACACCTCCAGCGAGAATTAAAAGTGGAGAAATAATATTCGAAGGAGAAAACTTGCTCAAAAAATCAGAAGAAGAAATGAGGCAAATCAGAGGTGGAAAAATCTCAATGATCTTTCAAGAACCTATGACGTCGTTGAACCCAGTTTACACAATAGGAAAGCAAATTTCCGAAGCAATAATTGTTCACAAAAAAAGCCTCAAAAGAAGAGGCAAAGCAAATGACCATCGAGATGTTAAAGCTTGTGAAAATACCCAATCCAGAGAAAAGATACTACGAATATCCGCACCAACTTTCAGGTGGCATGCGACAAAGAGTGATGATAGCAATGGCTTTGGCTTGCAACCCAAAACTTTTGATCGCAGATGAACCCACCACCGC
Proteins encoded in this region:
- a CDS encoding ABC transporter permease; this translates as MEKNVKTVQISYWKDVWRRLKKKKPAMFGLVVIIIFTLMAIFAPLIAPADPNKIDLDNRLKPPGSPSRICKNGIYILGSDEFGRDIFSRIIYGSRISLSIGILTQAIVTVIGIAMGAIAGYYGGKIDMIIMRVVDILFAFPDLLFYIGIMFALGPGIYNLFIAISVLGWASRARLIRSQVLAIKETEYIEAAKAQGLSDFRIIVKHILPNCIGVIIVSVTLGIPSAILTEASLSFLGLGILPPTPSWGNMIYAARPYLRVNPLYSVWPGIAIMLSVFAFNLLGDGLRDVLDPRMRQ
- a CDS encoding C40 family peptidase; this encodes MKYKMLVIISLMILSTLYFGSDQKMESTKIGEVVENVKKTVELLRKEMKIDPRETVFVLNVKEESGKVVLEGKISDINVKEKILNEIQTRFLNVEIKVEQLPSKKLGEKICAVVAVPVLNLGEAPWKDQGKHVVTQARMGELLKLFDEKEGWYLVQMEDNYLGWVYGERIWICDEKELNKFLSNKFALITAKMTPAFASLDGVVAFDKQLVQGTLLPILEHDERWSKLLVPGGREIYVKSQDIKVFPTRDAAFSEKRDAQYIIEIAKQYLGLPYLWGGTTAYGFDCSGFTQFCFKMAGYFLRRDADMQFEQGIPIMDRKELKPGDLVFFQTYKPGPSHVGIYIGDMKYIHSGSNGVAINSFDPSAPDYSQSLDLRYIGARRILP
- the nikB gene encoding nickel ABC transporter permease yields the protein MLSYIVRRLILAIPVLLGVSLITFILLNVVPGDPVLEMVGKHADPATIERIRKQLGLDDPIIVQFGRFIFNAMRGDLGRSFKTNQPVMKMIMDTFPTTVKLALTSASVAIVIGIIVGIISAVKQDTIFDHTARIIALAGISAPVFWVAVVFQLIFGLKLKWFPISGYGTWKHMILPAFVLGIRFAASIARYTRSTLLDVIRQDYIRTARAKGLSERAVIFGHALKNALIPVVTIIGMQIGGLLTGSFLVETIFAIPGLGRLSILALSNRDYPLVQGTVLFTAVVYTLANLIVDISYAFLDPRVRLQ